A window of Kribbella voronezhensis genomic DNA:
GGCCGAGCTGGAAGAGGTCGGCCGCAAGGCGGTCGAAGAGGTCAAGGCCACCGGTACGTCGGTGCGGCTCGACCCGATGACCCCGTTCGAGCGCAAGGTCGTGCACGACGTTGTCGCCGCGGCCGGACTGACCAGCGAGTCCGAGGGCGAGGAGCCGCGCCGTCGGGTCGTCGTACAGCCCGCGCAATGATCGCCGCGTACTGCTCGTGACGGATCGCGTTTCACGTGAAACCCCGCCGCTCGTGGACAAGCTGTTTCCACGAGCGGCGGATCGGCTTGCGGCCTATGCCGAGTTGCTGGCAACCGAGGGCACGCTGCGCGGCCTGATCGGCCCGCGCGAAGTACCGCGGCTCTGGGAGCGGCATCTGCTGAACTGTGCCCTGCTCGAGCGGTTGATCCCGGAGCACTCCACGGTCGCCGACATCGGTACGGGAGCGGGGCTGCCTGGGATCGTGCTGGCGATAGTCCGGCCGGATCTCGAGGTGGCGCTGGTCGAGCCGTTGCTCCGGCGCACCACCTTCCTGGAGGAGGCGGTCGAACAACTCGGCTGCGACAACGCCGAGGTCGTCCGCGCCCGAGCAGAAGAGTTGCCCACGGCGTCGTACGACGTGGTCGCCTCGCGGGCCGTCGCTCCGCTCGGGAAGCTGGCCGGCTGGTGTCTGCCGTTGTGTGTCGAGGGCGGCCTGATGCTGGCGATGAAGGGCGCGTCCGCGGAGGAGGAACTGGCCGCCTCGGAGCGGGAGCTGGAAGCTCTCGGAGCCGAGGTTTGGCATGTTCACCAACTCGGTGTGGACGAACTGGCCCAGCCGACGACAGTCGTGAGTATTGTGGCCGGACGTGCTGCGCGGGGATCCCAGCACAGAAGACGCGGGAGGTGAGCGGGTTCGTGAGTCGCGCCCTCGGATGGCCTGACAAGAGCACCGGGGAACCCCGGACCACACAGGGGATCGGCTGGCCCTCTCCGGGTCCGGCGACAGTCCGCCTGGTGACGCCGGAGCCGGACGTACTCCCCGACAGCGAGCCGGATCCGTCCGACTCGACTGAACCCCGGCCGGCTAGTCCTGCAGAGGTTTCGTCGGGGTCGACGGCCGAGCATCAAGAGCGCGCGGCCGGCCAACCGGCACCCCCATCGATCAGCGCCTTCACCGGCGGTGCCGTGGGCTCGAGCGCGACTGCGGTGATCGACGCTGAGGCCGCGCCCGATGCTGCGGCAGTCACGCCGAGCTCGCCCGCTTCGGCTGTGCCGGACAGCAACTCAATCTCGTCCGCTGATGCTCCGTCGAACCTGTCCGCTCCTCCCTCACCGCTTCGGGCAGCGGCCTCGCTCGGTCTCGGCAGCGAGCCGATCGAGACGCCGTCGCCGGCAGTTTCACGTGAAACCGAGACCGACGTTTCACGTGGAACAGAGTCGCCGGCGGTCGCGGAGGAGGAGTTCCCGGAATCCCCACGACCTGTGGATGACTACCCCCTGGACACCCCTTCTCACGCGGGAATTCGTCCACAGAGGCCTGTGGATGAACCTGGGGGCAAACGCGCCCCGACCCCAACGGACATCCTCTTCGGGCCGAGTCCCGCACCTATTGGAATGGGCGCCATGACTGCCGCACAGATCGCCGCGCGGGCCACCTCGGACGAGCTTCAGCGACGCCTTCTCGAAACTCCGATCGCCGCCGCCACCGAACGGACCCTGCTCGTGAACGAAGGACGCACCATGGGCCGCGAGTTCCCGCTGCCCGCCGAAACCCGGGTCTTTGTCGTTGCCAACCAGAAGGGCGGCGTCGGCAAGACCACGACCACGGTGAACGTCGCAGCGGGCCTGGCGCTGTACGGTGCGCGGATCCTGGTGATCGATCTCGACCCCCAGGGCAACGCGTCGACGGCTCTCGGCATCGACCACTCGGAAGGAACGCCGGGTGTCTACGAAGCCGTCATCGAAGGCGAGCCGCTGAGCAAGCTCCTGGTCCCGTGTGCCGAGCACCCCGGCATCATGGTCGTGCCGGC
This region includes:
- the rsmG gene encoding 16S rRNA (guanine(527)-N(7))-methyltransferase RsmG, encoding MDKLFPRAADRLAAYAELLATEGTLRGLIGPREVPRLWERHLLNCALLERLIPEHSTVADIGTGAGLPGIVLAIVRPDLEVALVEPLLRRTTFLEEAVEQLGCDNAEVVRARAEELPTASYDVVASRAVAPLGKLAGWCLPLCVEGGLMLAMKGASAEEELAASERELEALGAEVWHVHQLGVDELAQPTTVVSIVAGRAARGSQHRRRGR